In Papaver somniferum cultivar HN1 chromosome 9, ASM357369v1, whole genome shotgun sequence, the genomic stretch TTTTTCTTCCCAAGGGTTTGCGAGAAAGAGAAATGAGaactcaaaattttcttttcgcTTATAATACTAGTCAAACATAGGTCGTGTCTAGGTAACGGCATGATAACGTATTAGTACTTCTAGCTATGCACGTGGTTTGATTATAGACTTATAGGTAATGGACCGTTAAATAATAAGGGGTTTGACTAGTAGGCCGTGCTTCACGTGCTTTTCGCGTGCTTTACACCTGCTGTGTTTTTACCCGTGTTGTGTCGTGCTGTGCTGTGCTTTTAACCGTGTTGTGCTGTGCCGCGTGCTTACACGTGCCGCGTGTTGTGCTGTGCTGATGTGCCTATTTGTCGGGCACAGCACAACATATTAAACAAACGTGTTGTGCCCGTGCTGTGCCGGTCACGTGCTGTGCGGTGCTGTGCTCAAATATAAACGTGTTGTGCTGTGCCGTAAACGTGCTAGCccgacccaatttacacctctatacgcaggttaccgaactcgttctttaatggaggtttttagttgttCAGTTACCTTTTCattacacgcaggttaccgaactttgtttataggacttaCAGAATAATGTTCGGTTGgctcgcaaactttaacccaacaacatatctaaccgaactccacatgtatgcaattagtgaagagttcggtttgtcaagattttttgcgaacaaaccgaacatagtggaacaagttcggttaaattgaaactcaacattataggaaaaataacacagttcggttacattggaaaaaaaatttctttctggaatataagtagagttcggttactagatagttttagaaatttttgcgaaccaaccgaacaaggtaggtaaagttcggttatatcataattcaacatagtaggaaaactaacacagttcggttacttttttttttttttgtattatgggtagagttcggttactaaccagttttagaattttttgcagACCAACtgaactcggagttcggttatgaaaaattaaattcgtgataaccgaagtgttcttcgtgttcttggtttcagaatgttcggttacaaaactagtttttttaaaactattcataaccgaacatgccactttaacatccatttaaaccatattttgatgatttctactcaattttcctatccaaaaacgaattaaaaagattgatgggtttttcaaccgaacgaggaacgtcaaggaaagagataagaagaagagaataaactttttttcaaaactaaaattttTCGATTGCTCtcttgattttgatttgattttgattttggttaataaattcatttagattagatgtaggagtatatgattagatttatataattattaagttagttttaatttaaattaaagtaaagagtaaatgggtatttacctaactttgggacaccccttataagtatagggaggttggcctaataagaccatggtccccaaaataaCCAtcgtccctaaaaaatcgtttgGAAAAAAGAAGAAGCCAACAGCCGGTACCCTTGGTCTAGTCTGTGGACCAAGTATGTTCAAGTGCAGCAGGAGGAAAATATTAAATCTGGGCTTCAAGTCCGTTCAAGTGCAGCTGAACTGTGTTTCAAGTCCATTGTTTCATCCATCTTCCTTTCCTTCTGGCCGGTCTATCCATACTCCATCCGCGAATGCAGTTACAGGTACTGGAATGAGAATCATAATCTTGGTCACACGTAGTCTTATTTCTCTTTGTTTCTGTTATTCTTTGCTGGCATTTCTCTGCATCAATTGAGTTACCGTTACCGTTATTGTTCCAATTCTCATTCTATTCCTCTATGGAGATTTGTGACTATTTatatatacacaaaattggttaaaaagaccaaaatcaataattcctgggtgaaatggatagttagattttgatactgtttaaatggacaaaaatgtaaaaataggcaggatgtaaccagtttcatcgtgcccattttcaaatattttttcttatttttaatttacacaggatgtatccagtttcatccttgctatttttcaaatttaagctaagatgaaaccagtttcatccttactattttttcttggccatttcacccaaactattttttactcgtccatttgaaccgtgatttaaaaatatttggacaaatgaccaattTTCCGTTATATATATTCTCTGAAAGCTTTGACATTCAAAGTCACTACGGTTATGCCCTCACGAGGTTTTCATTTTGAGTCCATGGGACAAAAGAAGGAAATGGTAGCTGTAGATAGAAAGAAATAATAACGTTTTCCTGTCATTCTTCTTTTCTTACTTGGGGTTGGGAGGGTCTTCTTCCTGTGTAACGGTCACACATCTTTTCAAGCTACGTTAACACGCGTTGATTGCGCCACCATTTCTCCTATAAAAAGCCCCTTGGCACCGATAACTTTTCATGCGCATGCATGCGTATATATCTTTTGCAGCCACCCCTTTACATCCAAATTCTTCAGTAGTACACCTTCACTTTTCTTTACCATACACATTCATCACCAGGAACTTGGCTAGTTCAAGAACAAACAAAGTGTTTTATGGAAATGTCtagggaagaagatgataaaagGCAATACCAATGCTTACGGAAATACGAAGCTATAGTAAAACAGGTAAGCTTTTATATAAGCCACATTGCACAAATAAAGATGCAAGTTGCATTTTCTTCTGTATAATAATGAGTTGTTTAATTAGTATTAATTAAAAGCTGATTAGGTTTGTGGATCATCTGTTTTTCGGTTTGATGAGCTGATCGACATGATGAATGCTAGAACAAGACCGCCGAAGCGTCGTAGGGTCTCCTCCTCTTCGGTAAGTTGTGCCATCATTATACATTTACTTATGCAGTACATGCAAGTATATGTAAACTAGAGATGCATTCATTTTGGTTTTCCGCATTTATTTGTTGAATTTCTCCATAGTTTCCAATCAGTCGAGTCTCTCTATGTAACTGTAATAATGCACATTGCACAGAGTTCGCGAGGGAGTGGTAGTGCCACCACTGCTGCACCTACGCCGGTTCAACCTGGCATGGACGACTTATTTGTGCAGACAATAACAAGATTTCTCGATGAGCTAAATACAACTACTTCCACATCGCAGCAGCATGATACAAGTGCATCAAATTCTACTAATCAAGCTTAGCTAACTTGAGTATTAATCATGAGTTAATTACATGATTAACGATAACCGACGTAAACCTCATCATTATAGCACCTAATTAATCAAAAGATTATTTCCTATCAGTTAATCCAGCCCACATTATACATGTGTGAGGCTGTCTTAGCTTAACGACTACGACTAATGATCATGTAATTAGTCCTTGATTTAGATGAAACAGTTAGAGGTCAATTtggtacatttcatatatggagtgtgtttttttttttgttactgtGAAGATTTATTTTTGGTCTGGGTCGACATTATTTCAGTCTGCAGTACAACTACCTCTCTAATCTAAACTGACTCAGGGGGTCTTACTGAATGAAtttacaaacaaaaaaacaaaagatggcAGAGAGTCTGCATCATGATGAAACCTCCATTCTTTTCTTTCCAAGTAGTTCTAACAGAAAAGACGTCATTAACTCCACTGTCTCTACATGACTCTGTGTTTCTGTGTTGTCTACACAACTTAAAAGTACAACTCTAACATTACTCTCTGGATACTGTAATGTCATCATCATCTATATGACATCCATTTGAAGACCTATAATGCATTTAGTATGGGCAGAAAGAGTAGTACCCTACCTGCATTTCAGATTATGTAATAATCAAACTTCATTACTCACTAAATCCGAGCATTATAAACTTGTGCCAGAaagtttgaaaaatcaaaaattcttaTTGAACCGTTGGAAAAGACTATACAGACTGGTTAGTGGTGCCTGCATCTTGGACCCTATAGGACCTATTCATGCAACATGGCTCAAGATCAACGCTAATCTTAGAGCACAATAAAAAAATCTCAAAGTCACAAGCAAAAGCAATTTGCATTAAGAaaagctgtttttttttttttttccttgtgtgTTTCGAGAAGTCATATTGAGATTTTATTACCAAACTAACTTATGTCTTTTTGAATTAATTAAGTCAAAATGTAATTTTTTAAAATAAGAAGTAGTTTTTGGACGTAATTAATTCCTTTTAGTCAAAACTTAAGAAGGGAACCAAATTTTCCAAGGATGTGATTTCTTTGTTGTTATCAAGACAAAATATAAATGGGAAGTAGGTTTTCAACTTAATTAATTTATAAAGTCGAAAGTtaatttggaaagaaaatatcatTAGGACTTGTAGAAGCAATAAAAGATTTTTCTTTATGAAGAAAAAAACGTGTTTGGGTACCAGAAATAGTAAAATTGTTCCTCCTCAATCTCAGAAATCAAAAGCAAAAACGTTTTGTtcagaaaaaataaatttttttttctagaaGTCAAAAGCAGAAATATTTTGCTTCAGAAAAAGTAACTTTTttcttctagaagtcaaaaaacaAGAGTTAGTTTGGATATAAAAATTTAGAACGACTTCTTGAAGCAAAAAAGTcaattttttgtgaagcaaaatagttttgtttctgacttctgcttctggtatccaaacgcgTTATAAGAGTCTGTTTGGTATACACATCCGGAAAATAATTTTTCAACttctaaaaatcaaaaatcaaggaATTAATTTAGGTATAAAATTCAAAACAAGTTCGGCTTCTGGTATCCAGACGCCCTATCGCTACTTTTGCGGAAATGCTTCTAGTTGCCAAACTCTatttgaaccctgattttgggcataccaaaatctttcaaggcatacaaaacaatagtcccatcttgggtgaccttataaggggtaccttatgggtagttcaattacctatatacccttaatataaaaatttaaaatcagttttctaatcaaaatcagtttcccttaacatctcttcttcttcctcctctagccgaactcttccccctcctgcgaaatttttttttatcatcgtGATTAaatgtcgattcgtaaaaatttgatcgtcgattaaactcaaccacataatgactcgtacaaagaaaactagggactaggcaaaccaaatcgtcttctaatccatcaattgaagaagaagaaccaattgaagatgaaggtgtagaaactgaaaatcaaccactaattgaaccagaaactgaaccaactgcatctccaactccggaaataaggataagaaagtaagttttacaaacccaatctcttatttgttgtttttcatcgattaaatgacggttacagtgttgggttcggctcaaaattgagttgcatttttagccgaattgttcatcacaaaagcttcctgtaagtgtatatgaacaattcggcttaaaatttcatgaaatttcaagccgaacctagtcacagatagagatgcatggGGGTTCGgcatattcgataatcataatatgtgccgaacctagcagatttatgaggttcggctattacgatattctcaatatgtgtcgaaccaataacaatattttaacccaaaaaataacaaattgatgttcggctcatacgattttcgaaatataagccgaaccagtaattattatttttctgggctattcaggatgttgttcggctcatagatgtgagccgaaccgttcatcaattggtagattcggctcatagatgtgagccgaacctcaacatgtttcgccgaaccatgatcaaaAAAATCACTAAACAAccttttataattctgaaaattatcttaatcactaaacaaaatatttaatcactaatcaatattactaacactaatcgtaaagggcagatttgtcattaaaaaaaaattgggttaaggagtaatctgattttgctatttcacaaccttttttgtcttcatgtgatatgccttgaaagattttggtatgcccaatattatggttcctcTCTTTTATTAGGAAATTTGGAATTTCCATTGCATTATATTATACCGTATTAAGAAGATATTTCCAGTTTTAAGAGGGGTATTAGAAACAGCAAACCCTATCATATATCCTACTACTTTTAGATCCTCCATTGATACCCCCGATTATAAAGTAGCAGAATATAAATCCAACAAAGAATAGAAACTCCTTCCGCAAGTTTCCCCGTATCTTTTTTTGATCGGCAAGTTTCCTAATCTCTTATTTAAACCGCCTCTCCCAATATCACAAGCCTCTATAAATataaaagccctaattttgtatCAAATCTCACAAATCTGTTCGGTTTAAGAGAGGCGCTAACGCAAAACACAccagaaaaatatcaaagaagAAGATGGATACTCTCAAGTCATATGCCACGAGAATTAAAGGATTACAAAAGAAAATCCGTGAATTCTCTACATTAGTTGATGTTGATGCTTGTATGATCGTCTACGGCGGACCCAGTCGCGGTGGTGGTAATCATCGTCCGGTACGGCCTGATACGTACCCTGAGAATTTAGGCGATGTGATTCGAATCGTTCAGAGATATCTCAGTTTGCCGAAACAAAAACGTACTGAAAGACACAAGCAATTATCTGAAGATGATGGAAAGAGTACAATCGAAGATGATAATTTGAATGAATCAGTTAGCATGGAAgatgatactgttgatggatTGGAATGGGATGATCGGTTCGATAAGTTAAGTGCCGATCAGATACAACAACTTATCGACTCGGTGGAGCCCAAGATTGGAACGATTGATGAGAAAATTCAGTCCATTGAAGGTGCTGAACGTCATCGTAGCGATATCACTGCGAAAGTTCCTGAGCTTGGGGCTACTGCTACTATACCTACAGGAGGCAATACTTTTATGCAGATGCAACCGATTTATGTTCTTCAGCCCTTTAACCAGAATCTTGTTAACAATGGTTCTGCAATGCTACCAATGGGGATGATAAACGGCAGTGTGGCCGCGAATGGGGCGTATCCGATGGTAATGCAGTATCCGATGATGGTAGTCCGACCAAGTGGAGACAGTAACCAGGAGGACTACGGAAATCATCAAGGGCAAGTTGCATATTTTATGCCACAGGCATTCGCACAGCCAATGACAACGACGACGTATATTCCAAATCTAATGCCTGGTGGTACACCTTCAAATGCAAAGCAATACTAGGTTTTTAAGGTTGTGTTGAGTCCTTCAACCCCAGAATTATGTTAGGATTTTGGGGATTTAGCATTTTTTCTATTTCAAagatgtaacttttttttttatttgctaaAATTTAATTAAAAGAAGAGACGATGATTTATGCTAAAACACTAATGACTtcattaaaagtaaaataaattaaATATATGCAAACAGAGAAGATTTTCTGGTACAAAAACTTCCTGCTTTTCTTGCTTTCTTTTGATTGATTATCTAGTGGTGCTGCTAACAGTGGTTTGGGGGAAATCATAAATAAACAAAGTGTTCAAACAAAAGACCAGTTGACGAATGCAAAGGCTAAGCAGTGAACAGAATTGTCCTCGGCGAGTACTTTCCAAGCAATGACTTGTTCGTACGATATATGACGACCCATGGTTGACATGCATAATCCAGCTGGTAAATAAGCAGAACCCTGAACACAAAAGTAAAAGAAGTTAGACACTGTATTGATTTTGGCCTACACTGAAAAATGTGGAAATCCTTAGAGATGTAATATTACCTGTTCCATTAACTTGGCGAAGTCGGAGCATAAAGCTTTCCGACCGGACTCGTCAAATATCTTATCAAGTGTTATGTCCTGAAGAGCTACCAGTGTGGTCTCTAGCATGTCCAGCCCCGCTTGGTTTGCAAATGTGAAGACAGGCAATTGCTGTAAAGGACCGAGAAAAAAGAATGAGAAACAGCACCTAATACGAACTCAATCTTTGTGCAAGATGACAGAGTTCTGATACAAACTTGTGCTCATTCTAAACATCTTTATGCAAATTTGTTCACCATTAAGCCAGATCTTAAATTATATTGAGCAATTAAAAAACGTAGACATACCTTcacggagcaacacaatatagCATCCTGGTGGTGCCACAGAAGCTTCAATATAGAGTCGCCTCCTTCACCATTTGACCTGAGTAAATCTGCCCCCAAGTGGTAACTGCAAAAACACGAACACAGTTTCTATTAGCTGAAGCACATGTCAAAAACAactaaattagaaaaaaaaatccaagtaAGGTAGTAGATCAACAATAGCATTTCAAGGTTGGTGACTTGCCTATAGCTCTGGCTGATCCATTGAGCAAGAGTTAGAGCTTCGGGAGAGCCCGGAGATACCTTTGGCCCCACCTGGAGGCCTGGACCAGATGGAGCTATGGCCATGGCAACCCTCTGCACAGAGGAGATCACATTTCGTACATATTGTCGGGCCATGGCTGCAACACTATCCTGGAGATGACTCTCAAAAGGGAATTGGAACGCAATGGTCAACACCGAACGCATGTTGTGAGTACTAGGAGACGCATCACCAGCACCGCGGTTCGTGGACGGACCTACTTCAAGACTGGACGCAAGATCTAACGTACGATGTGCAGTTAATGTATCTTGTGTTTCACCCTGTACATTAGTATGCCTTAGTTGTGAAAAAGATCCTCAcagtaaaaacaaaaacaaaaaacgagtAGGATGTGAAGTTTAGAACTCAACTGTTCTTGTATCCAATGGTATGATGCGGAACCCAGAAGGTAGAAGCGGAGCATCATCTGGAAACATTTCGTCAATAGGGGCGAATACAAGCTCAGAGCAGGCTCCCACTGCGTTCTCATCCACTCCACTACAAATCTGCAGCATAAATTTTTAAGGATATCAGGAGATGTTAAGCATGAAAAAGTTCACATTCCAAGGTAAAATCCTtagagaaattcaaaaccaaCCTGTAGAAGATGGATATCCCGCGACATCATAGCTTCTTCCTGGGTAAGAGCATGGCCTTCCAGGCGAATAATCTCAAGCAACTGAAGATGTTCAGCACCACAAAGAAGTGTTAGTACTTGGTATCAAATAATTCTATTATGTTTTAGGGTGCTTAGATTTCCTAAATAACTATAGGATCACACTTCTTTGAGCCAGTACAGCAAACATGAGATATAGGGGGAAAAtatgagagaaagagagagaaccTCTTCGCGTTCCACAGTGTGGCCAAGAGGCATGATGATTTGGCTGCCAGAGAACCTAGTCGATCTCAATCCTCCATACGCATAAGAGCCGGATTTCAGTGAAGCAGCTGAGTAGGCATCAAAGTTGTAATCTGCCCACTCAGAGCGGTGCTCCCTCAAGAAGCGCACCAGCAACGCAGGATGAACATTCTAATGATACAAAGAAACATGACCTTCTTAGTTAGTTATTGAACTAGCAGATCATATTAATAATTCAGATAGATGGGGTACAAAAAGGGAGTCAATTTAAAATCGAATACTATACACTAGTCCATTTATAAAAATCATTATCGCACAGTTGCATTTGAGGCTGCACTGAATAGATAAAGTGATAGATGAACTCACTTGTAGAAGCATGGATGCCTTCACACAAAGGACACCTCCAGATAATGTAAGAGCATTAGCTGGGTTAGAGATGGTGCTCAAGTTTTTGCCTGAGTTAACTGTAACTATTACGTCATCAGCACCATCATTGCTCATCAATGACCAGCCATCATCGTTGAATCCATTGACTGCATCGTTGAATCCCCtacataaaataaaggaaattaGTTAATAACTATAATTTCTTGACATACAATTCAGTGAATTCACCTCTGCA encodes the following:
- the LOC113309820 gene encoding uncharacterized protein LOC113309820, which produces MDTLKSYATRIKGLQKKIREFSTLVDVDACMIVYGGPSRGGGNHRPVRPDTYPENLGDVIRIVQRYLSLPKQKRTERHKQLSEDDGKSTIEDDNLNESVSMEDDTVDGLEWDDRFDKLSADQIQQLIDSVEPKIGTIDEKIQSIEGAERHRSDITAKVPELGATATIPTGGNTFMQMQPIYVLQPFNQNLVNNGSAMLPMGMINGSVAANGAYPMVMQYPMMVVRPSGDSNQEDYGNHQGQVAYFMPQAFAQPMTTTTYIPNLMPGGTPSNAKQY
- the LOC113309819 gene encoding homeobox-leucine zipper protein REVOLUTA-like; translation: MAMLVSQQQLHRESSSGSIGSMGGGGGGGKQNHHHNHHLDSGKYVRYTTEQVEALERVYAECPKPSSMRRQQLIRDCPILSNIEPKQIKVWFQNRRCREKQRKEASRLQTVNKKLTAMNKLLMEENDRLQKQVSQLVYENSYMRQQLQNAAATTTDTSCESVVTTPQHSLRDANNPAGLLSIAEETLAEFLSKATGTAVNWVQMPGMKPGPDSVGIVAISQSCSGVASRACGLVSLEPTKIAEILKDRPSWFRACRSLEVFTMFPAGNGGLIELIYMQMYAPTTLAPARDFWTLRYTTTLEDGSLVVCERSLSGAGAGPNASAATQFVRGEMLPSGFLIRPCEGGGSIIHIVDHLDLEAWSVPEVLRPLYQSSKVLAQKMTVAALRHVRQIAQETSGEVVYGLGRQPAVLRNFSQRLNRGFNDAVNGFNDDGWSLMSNDGADDVIVTVNSGKNLSTISNPANALTLSGGVLCVKASMLLQNVHPALLVRFLREHRSEWADYNFDAYSAASLKSGSYAYGGLRSTRFSGSQIIMPLGHTVEREELLEIIRLEGHALTQEEAMMSRDIHLLQICSGVDENAVGACSELVFAPIDEMFPDDAPLLPSGFRIIPLDTRTGETQDTLTAHRTLDLASSLEVGPSTNRGAGDASPSTHNMRSVLTIAFQFPFESHLQDSVAAMARQYVRNVISSVQRVAMAIAPSGPGLQVGPKVSPGSPEALTLAQWISQSYSYHLGADLLRSNGEGGDSILKLLWHHQDAILCCSVKQLPVFTFANQAGLDMLETTLVALQDITLDKIFDESGRKALCSDFAKLMEQGSAYLPAGLCMSTMGRHISYEQVIAWKVLAEDNSVHCLAFAFVNWSFV